One window of the Sphaerochaeta associata genome contains the following:
- a CDS encoding sigma-70 family RNA polymerase sigma factor codes for MKTKRAMLTNNDASYAYDDANILSMYLKEINRIPLLTPEEELSLAKRAQKGDEFARKRMIEANLRFVVNVAKKYQNQGMPLIDLINEGNIGLMTALGKFDPDKGYHFISYAVWWIRQSVMKAINEKSRAVRLPLNRTNELLQIQKAQRSLMKDLSTDDPTMEDIGTLTGFEPEHVSNLLSISRDLISLDAPVFNDGSTSNIGDFIEDESQNPEQSLMDASLKEDVRSLLATLSDKEREIIELRFGLEGKTPMSLKEIGELYNLTKERIRQIEKKALERLRNPSKSKMVESYIA; via the coding sequence ATGAAAACGAAACGCGCCATGCTTACCAATAACGATGCTTCTTACGCTTATGACGATGCAAATATTCTGAGTATGTATCTGAAGGAAATCAACCGCATCCCGCTGTTGACACCCGAAGAGGAACTTTCGCTTGCCAAACGCGCCCAGAAGGGTGACGAGTTCGCCCGCAAACGTATGATCGAAGCCAATCTTCGGTTTGTGGTGAATGTAGCCAAGAAATATCAGAACCAGGGTATGCCTTTGATCGATCTGATCAATGAAGGAAACATCGGTCTGATGACGGCTTTGGGCAAGTTCGATCCCGACAAGGGTTATCACTTCATCAGCTATGCCGTGTGGTGGATCCGTCAGTCGGTCATGAAGGCGATCAATGAGAAAAGCAGGGCGGTGCGACTGCCCCTGAACCGAACCAATGAATTGCTGCAGATCCAGAAAGCGCAACGCTCCCTTATGAAAGATTTGAGCACCGATGACCCAACCATGGAGGATATCGGGACTTTGACGGGGTTTGAACCCGAGCACGTTTCCAACCTGCTTTCCATAAGCCGTGATTTGATCAGCCTCGATGCACCTGTCTTCAATGACGGAAGCACCAGCAACATCGGTGATTTCATCGAGGATGAGTCGCAGAATCCCGAGCAGTCCTTGATGGATGCTTCCTTGAAAGAAGATGTGCGATCATTGCTCGCCACACTCAGCGACAAGGAACGCGAGATCATAGAGCTTCGCTTCGGCCTTGAGGGAAAGACCCCGATGTCACTGAAGGAAATCGGAGAGTTGTACAACCTTACCAAGGAGCGTATCCGCCAGATCGAGAAAAAAGCCCTTGAAAGGCTGAGGAATCCTTCGAAGAGCAAGATGGTGGAAAGCTATATTGCATAA
- a CDS encoding GntR family transcriptional regulator yields MRAKDTANHVYASLRKEILGLDIVPGQLMREQDICERFEASRTPVHVALERLCDTGLLEFVPYKGVRATLLKFSHIYQIILMRTVLETKVLIDFARKADPFALERCHHSLRNQGILLASDQFEPAAFYALDSQLHQTWFDEVGFPLFWDAIQDSEVYYTRFRMLDIVEMHNFKEIVQEHAVLLSLLESQQYDHIEGVLTYHLFGGIRRMQYVLQSDLGSYFSDAQNIGSYLDRVLSFERPDCLSE; encoded by the coding sequence ATGCGGGCAAAAGATACTGCGAATCATGTATACGCCTCTTTGCGCAAGGAAATACTGGGATTGGACATTGTCCCCGGACAATTGATGCGGGAGCAGGACATCTGTGAGCGGTTTGAGGCAAGCAGGACTCCTGTGCATGTCGCACTTGAACGGCTGTGCGATACAGGCCTGCTGGAGTTTGTTCCTTACAAGGGTGTGCGTGCCACCTTGCTGAAATTTTCCCACATCTATCAGATCATATTGATGCGCACCGTCCTTGAGACCAAGGTCCTCATCGACTTTGCCCGGAAAGCCGACCCGTTCGCCTTGGAACGCTGCCATCATTCGCTGCGCAACCAAGGAATACTGCTTGCAAGCGACCAATTCGAGCCTGCGGCATTCTACGCGTTGGATTCTCAACTGCATCAGACGTGGTTTGATGAAGTGGGGTTCCCCTTGTTCTGGGATGCCATTCAGGATTCAGAAGTCTATTACACACGCTTTCGTATGCTGGACATTGTGGAAATGCATAATTTCAAAGAAATTGTGCAGGAGCATGCTGTACTGCTTTCGTTGTTGGAATCACAGCAGTATGATCACATCGAAGGTGTGTTGACCTATCATTTGTTTGGAGGGATTCGCCGTATGCAGTATGTCTTGCAGTCGGATCTCGGTTCATATTTCAGTGATGCACAAAATATCGGGTCGTACCTTGA